A stretch of the Gemmatimonadaceae bacterium genome encodes the following:
- a CDS encoding glycoside hydrolase family 3 N-terminal domain-containing protein: MKELGQHVIAVIGWDRDFGWAGTREAIDQALALGVGGFLIRGGPRYEVAQLARALHAHSPVPLLVGADLERGAGEHFPGAVSLPPAGALAALGDPDAVRRAARITARDAREIGLNWALGPVCDLDLANGNPIIGTRGFGSDPARVAELAAEWIDACQAESVLACAKHFPGHGRTAADSHLALPVLEESLTELMASDLVPFRAAIDSGVASVMTAHVAYTALDASGLPATRSAPTLRVLRETLGYTGLVVSDALEMRGVSAGDGEGEAAVGALAAGCDLLLAPTNPALVVQAVGDALASGRLNGDALAAARARRDWWATWGRWLPDLRGPTLDDRTWAKQVSDRVLQVVRGRVPWVPPACEVVVVDDDPASAAPSRWTFIQALQALGRTVNVVPGATEAGEGVLVIAVYADVLAGKGHVSLTPQSRLTVRLAVQAARSLKRDSLVVLFGHPRLAAELPDAAHVLCAWAGDKGMQEAAARALVT; the protein is encoded by the coding sequence ATGAAGGAGCTGGGCCAGCACGTCATCGCCGTCATCGGCTGGGACCGCGACTTCGGATGGGCGGGGACGCGCGAAGCGATCGACCAGGCGCTGGCGCTTGGCGTCGGCGGCTTCCTGATCCGCGGCGGGCCGCGCTACGAGGTGGCGCAGCTCGCGCGCGCCCTCCATGCGCACTCGCCGGTTCCCCTCCTCGTGGGCGCCGACCTCGAGCGCGGGGCGGGGGAGCACTTCCCGGGCGCCGTCTCCCTCCCGCCGGCGGGCGCGCTCGCGGCGCTCGGCGATCCCGACGCGGTGCGCCGCGCGGCGCGCATCACCGCTCGCGACGCGCGCGAGATCGGGCTCAACTGGGCGCTCGGCCCGGTCTGCGACCTCGATCTCGCGAACGGCAATCCGATCATCGGAACGCGCGGCTTCGGCAGCGATCCGGCGCGCGTGGCGGAACTCGCCGCCGAGTGGATCGATGCGTGCCAGGCCGAGAGCGTGCTCGCCTGCGCGAAGCATTTTCCGGGGCACGGGCGCACGGCGGCCGACTCGCACCTCGCGCTCCCCGTGCTCGAGGAGAGCCTCACCGAGCTGATGGCCAGCGACCTCGTCCCATTCCGCGCCGCGATCGACAGCGGCGTCGCCAGCGTGATGACGGCGCACGTCGCGTACACGGCGCTCGACGCGTCCGGTCTGCCGGCGACGCGATCGGCGCCGACGCTTCGCGTGCTGCGCGAGACGCTCGGTTACACGGGGCTCGTCGTCTCGGATGCGCTCGAGATGCGTGGCGTGAGCGCCGGCGACGGCGAGGGCGAGGCCGCGGTCGGCGCGCTCGCCGCCGGCTGCGACCTGCTGCTCGCGCCGACCAATCCCGCGCTCGTCGTGCAGGCCGTCGGCGATGCGCTGGCCAGCGGGCGCCTGAACGGCGATGCGCTGGCCGCGGCGCGCGCGCGGCGCGACTGGTGGGCCACGTGGGGACGTTGGCTCCCAGACCTGCGCGGTCCCACCCTGGACGATCGCACGTGGGCCAAGCAGGTCAGCGACCGTGTGCTGCAGGTGGTGCGCGGCCGTGTGCCGTGGGTGCCGCCGGCGTGCGAGGTCGTGGTGGTGGACGACGACCCGGCGAGCGCGGCGCCGTCGCGCTGGACGTTCATTCAGGCCCTGCAGGCGCTGGGCCGCACGGTGAACGTCGTGCCCGGCGCCACCGAAGCGGGCGAGGGCGTGCTGGTGATTGCCGTCTATGCCGACGTGCTCGCCGGCAAGGGGCACGTGAGCCTCACCCCGCAGTCGCGCCTGACGGTGCGGCTCGCGGTGCAGGCGGCGCGGTCGCTCAAGCGCGACTCGCTGGTGGTGCTGTTCGGCCATCCGCGCCTCGCGGCGGAGCTGCCCGACGCGGCGCACGTCCTCTGCGCCTGGGCCGGCGACAAGGGGATGCAGGAGGCCGCGGCGCGGGCGCTCGTGACCTGA
- a CDS encoding trypsin-like peptidase domain-containing protein, whose translation MAIELRITSGARAGAREVFTKSIIAIGRHPMSDLRLDTEKDLDVSARHAEIRIVGGTATLRDVGSSNGTRVNGQPLVGERALFDGDVIALGGAAGAAIEFRRMAETAVEPVAAAAPRAEAPASRGERPAPRPEPPAPVPAPDAKPVPPRRDTGARIAEAVEMQTGTLRRTLYAFGAAVVIIGLGLAWMSRQNAAADRATIEQLLRELQDQNTAIAQLRGSAGANGLTNEVGRISRERDSLLTVLRAGGDKAAVTQRIAELSAQQTAAGAVSKVDYERIADQNTRAVAFIVVDHGNDHVEGGSGFGVTRDGLIVTNRHVVQGAGDAAPTRIAVQFHGTRRWLPAHVVKVSSSDDLAFLKVDAPGSFPAVMGVAPSGGVRPGAPIAIVGYPLGNETAGMGGSIDTMTARASLTVGTVSKSVPDILQVDAYVAHGSSGSPVFNERGYVVGVVYGGPTEAAGRIVYSVPSDRLIAQLPGEAAGVVRQ comes from the coding sequence ATGGCCATCGAGCTCCGCATCACCAGCGGCGCGCGCGCGGGTGCTCGCGAAGTCTTCACCAAGTCCATCATCGCCATCGGTCGTCATCCGATGAGCGACCTGCGCCTCGACACGGAGAAGGATCTCGACGTGTCGGCGCGCCACGCCGAGATCCGCATCGTGGGCGGCACGGCCACGCTGCGCGACGTGGGGAGCAGCAACGGCACCAGGGTCAACGGCCAGCCGCTGGTCGGCGAGCGGGCGCTGTTCGACGGCGATGTCATCGCGCTGGGCGGTGCGGCCGGCGCGGCAATCGAGTTTCGTCGCATGGCCGAGACGGCAGTGGAACCGGTGGCTGCCGCGGCGCCACGCGCCGAAGCGCCGGCGTCACGAGGCGAGCGGCCCGCGCCACGACCCGAGCCGCCTGCGCCAGTACCAGCGCCTGATGCCAAGCCGGTTCCGCCGCGCCGTGACACGGGCGCGCGCATCGCCGAGGCCGTCGAGATGCAGACGGGCACGCTGCGCCGCACGCTCTACGCGTTTGGCGCCGCGGTGGTCATCATCGGACTCGGCCTGGCGTGGATGAGCCGGCAGAACGCCGCCGCGGACCGCGCCACCATTGAGCAGTTGCTTCGCGAGCTGCAGGACCAGAACACGGCCATCGCGCAGCTGCGCGGCAGCGCCGGGGCCAACGGGCTGACCAATGAAGTCGGGCGCATCTCGCGCGAGCGCGACTCGCTGCTCACCGTGCTGCGCGCCGGTGGCGACAAGGCGGCCGTGACGCAGCGCATCGCGGAGCTGAGTGCGCAGCAGACGGCGGCCGGCGCCGTGAGCAAGGTGGACTACGAGCGCATCGCCGACCAGAACACGCGCGCCGTGGCGTTCATCGTGGTGGACCACGGCAATGACCATGTCGAAGGCGGCTCAGGCTTCGGCGTCACGCGCGACGGACTCATCGTCACCAATCGGCACGTGGTGCAGGGTGCGGGCGACGCGGCGCCCACGCGCATCGCGGTGCAGTTCCACGGCACCCGGCGCTGGCTGCCGGCGCACGTGGTCAAGGTGTCGAGCTCCGACGACCTGGCGTTCCTCAAGGTGGACGCGCCCGGGTCGTTCCCCGCGGTGATGGGCGTCGCCCCGAGCGGCGGCGTGCGCCCAGGGGCGCCGATCGCAATCGTCGGGTATCCGCTGGGGAACGAGACGGCGGGGATGGGCGGCTCCATCGACACGATGACCGCGCGCGCCTCGCTGACGGTGGGCACGGTGAGCAAGTCGGTCCCCGATATCCTGCAGGTGGACGCGTACGTGGCGCACGGCTCGAGCGGCAGCCCGGTCTTCAACGAGCGCGGCTACGTGGTGGGCGTCGTCTACGGCGGTCCCACCGAAGCGGCGGGTCGCATCGTGTACAGCGTGCCGAGCGATCGCCTGATTGCGCAGCTGCCGGGCGAGGCGGCGGGGGTCGTCAGGCAGTAG
- the ggt gene encoding gamma-glutamyltransferase translates to MPRPIARLALALTLAVAACHHGTARQTVDIGTYLGGEASLVTAQPVFAAHGMVASNSELASAAGAEIMKQGGNAVDAAVATGFALAVTYPFAGNIGGGGFMNIHMADGRNAAIDYREIAPLAATRDMYVDAATGKLTNKSIIGHLASGVPGAVAGMAEALHRFGTLPLATVMAPAIRLAREGFLVDSSLYRSLRGNRAVAQFAGKALFYPNGEPLTPGTRLIQAELARTLEIIAAKGPAGFYEGEVADALVDEMQRGGGIISRDDLKRYKAEWRTPIRSTYRGYTLLTMPPASSGGITMTETMNILEQFAPLPRYGSAGYTHLLTEAFRRSFIDRNEKLGDPAFIKVPLEQLTSKTYAKELAAGIDRAHATRTPAFRGAGEAEHTTHYSTADAKGNVVATTTTLNGGYGSGVWIPKAGFFMNNEMDDFAAQPGSPNMFGLVQGEANAIQPGKRMLSAMAPTIVLDKDGQVLLVVGAAGGPRIITTTTEVILNVIEHKMSLADAMRAPRLHHQSLPDTLRYEAGAFSDAVADSLRAMGHALQRTGGLANANGIMRVSGGWIGVREPRSTGGAVGY, encoded by the coding sequence ATGCCTCGCCCCATCGCTCGCCTCGCGCTCGCCCTCACTCTCGCCGTCGCCGCCTGCCATCATGGCACTGCACGACAGACGGTCGACATCGGCACCTATCTCGGCGGGGAGGCCTCGCTCGTCACGGCGCAGCCCGTCTTCGCGGCGCACGGGATGGTGGCCAGCAACAGCGAACTCGCCAGCGCGGCCGGCGCCGAGATCATGAAGCAGGGCGGGAACGCGGTGGACGCGGCGGTGGCCACCGGCTTCGCGCTGGCCGTGACCTATCCGTTCGCCGGCAACATCGGCGGCGGCGGCTTCATGAACATCCACATGGCCGACGGCCGCAACGCCGCCATCGACTATCGCGAGATTGCACCGCTGGCGGCCACGCGCGACATGTACGTGGACGCGGCCACCGGCAAGCTCACGAACAAGAGCATCATCGGGCATCTCGCCAGCGGCGTGCCGGGCGCGGTGGCCGGCATGGCGGAGGCGCTGCATCGCTTCGGCACGCTCCCGCTCGCCACGGTGATGGCGCCAGCCATCCGCCTCGCCAGGGAAGGATTCCTCGTCGACAGTTCGCTCTACCGTTCGCTGCGCGGCAACCGCGCGGTTGCGCAGTTCGCGGGCAAGGCGCTGTTCTACCCCAATGGCGAGCCGCTCACGCCGGGGACGCGACTCATCCAGGCCGAACTCGCGCGCACGCTCGAGATCATCGCCGCCAAGGGGCCCGCCGGCTTCTACGAGGGCGAGGTGGCCGACGCGCTGGTGGACGAGATGCAGCGCGGTGGCGGCATCATCTCGCGCGACGACCTGAAGCGATACAAGGCCGAGTGGCGCACGCCGATCCGCAGCACCTATCGCGGCTACACGCTGCTCACGATGCCCCCGGCGTCGTCGGGCGGCATCACGATGACCGAGACGATGAACATCCTCGAGCAGTTCGCGCCGCTGCCGCGCTATGGAAGCGCCGGCTACACGCACCTGCTCACCGAGGCCTTCCGCCGGTCGTTCATCGACCGCAACGAGAAGCTCGGCGATCCCGCGTTCATCAAGGTTCCGCTCGAGCAGCTGACGAGCAAGACGTATGCGAAGGAGCTCGCGGCGGGCATCGACCGGGCGCACGCCACCAGGACCCCCGCCTTCCGGGGGGCGGGCGAGGCCGAGCACACGACGCATTACTCGACCGCGGACGCCAAGGGCAACGTCGTCGCCACGACGACCACGCTGAACGGCGGCTACGGGTCGGGCGTCTGGATTCCGAAGGCCGGCTTCTTCATGAACAACGAGATGGACGACTTCGCGGCCCAGCCCGGATCGCCCAACATGTTCGGGCTCGTGCAAGGCGAGGCCAACGCCATCCAGCCCGGCAAGCGGATGCTGAGCGCGATGGCGCCGACGATCGTGCTCGACAAGGACGGCCAGGTGCTGCTGGTGGTGGGCGCCGCGGGCGGTCCGCGCATCATCACGACCACGACCGAGGTCATTCTCAACGTGATCGAGCACAAGATGTCGCTCGCCGACGCGATGCGCGCGCCGCGCCTGCATCATCAGTCGCTCCCCGACACGCTGCGCTACGAGGCGGGCGCCTTCAGCGACGCCGTGGCCGACTCGCTGCGCGCGATGGGACACGCGCTCCAGCGCACGGGCGGGCTCGCCAACGCCAACGGCATCATGCGCGTGAGCGGCGGATGGATCGGCGTACGGGAGCCGCGCAGCACCGGCGGCGCCGTGGGATACTGA
- a CDS encoding anhydro-N-acetylmuramic acid kinase encodes MNAGAARPLVLVGLMSGTSHDGISAAVVRFVPGARDDRPMPELLAFVQQAYDDAFRARLLSAIATPTHPGDYTRLDFELGERLGAAAVAAIAESGLARDEVDAIASHGHTVWHDAPRATWQFGQPAAIAERTGRPVIADFRTRDVAAGGQGAPLVPIADALLFAGPDWRALQNIGGIGNVTLVPPGGGVSGTRAFDTGPGVGIIDAVVRALHPDLPYDVDGALALRGRAIASVVDESLMHPYFSAPPPKSTGRELFTPAYVADFMARCRAASADCRDVDIVATAVELTARSIALAFERFIPEPVAELIISGGGSRNPALVRRLEALMAPRPVRQFDDVFFDGDAKEAVAFAFLGWLHLCGLPGNVPACTGARGPRVLGTLTPA; translated from the coding sequence GTGAACGCCGGCGCGGCGCGCCCCCTCGTCCTCGTCGGCTTGATGTCGGGGACGTCGCACGACGGCATCAGTGCCGCCGTGGTGCGCTTCGTTCCCGGGGCGCGCGATGACCGGCCGATGCCCGAGCTGCTCGCCTTCGTGCAGCAGGCGTATGACGACGCGTTCCGCGCGCGCCTGCTGAGCGCCATCGCCACGCCCACGCATCCGGGCGACTACACGCGCCTCGACTTCGAACTGGGCGAGCGGCTGGGCGCGGCGGCGGTGGCGGCCATCGCCGAGAGCGGGCTCGCGCGCGACGAGGTGGACGCCATCGCCTCGCACGGACACACGGTCTGGCACGACGCGCCACGCGCCACGTGGCAGTTCGGTCAGCCGGCGGCGATCGCCGAGCGCACGGGTCGCCCGGTGATTGCCGACTTCCGGACGCGCGACGTCGCGGCCGGTGGGCAGGGGGCGCCGCTCGTCCCGATTGCCGACGCGCTCCTCTTTGCAGGGCCCGACTGGCGCGCGCTGCAGAACATCGGGGGAATCGGCAACGTGACGCTCGTGCCGCCGGGTGGCGGCGTGTCGGGCACGCGCGCCTTCGACACGGGTCCGGGGGTTGGCATCATCGACGCGGTCGTGCGCGCCTTGCACCCGGACCTCCCGTATGACGTGGACGGCGCGCTCGCCTTGCGCGGACGCGCCATCGCGAGCGTCGTCGACGAGTCTCTGATGCATCCGTACTTCAGCGCGCCGCCGCCAAAGAGCACGGGGCGCGAATTGTTCACGCCGGCGTATGTCGCCGACTTCATGGCGCGCTGCCGCGCGGCCAGCGCGGACTGTCGCGACGTTGACATCGTGGCGACGGCGGTCGAACTCACCGCGCGGAGCATCGCGCTTGCGTTCGAGCGGTTCATTCCCGAGCCGGTGGCCGAGTTGATCATCTCGGGCGGCGGATCGCGCAATCCCGCGCTCGTGCGACGGCTCGAGGCCCTGATGGCCCCGCGGCCGGTGCGCCAGTTCGACGACGTCTTCTTCGACGGCGACGCCAAGGAAGCGGTGGCGTTTGCGTTCCTTGGGTGGCTGCACCTGTGCGGACTTCCCGGCAACGTTCCCGCCTGCACCGGCGCGCGCGGACCGCGCGTGCTCGGCACGCTCACGCCCGCCTGA
- the murQ gene encoding N-acetylmuramic acid 6-phosphate etherase encodes MLDPRITEQRNPRTAEIDLASPEEIVALINAEDARVPAAVATQAAQIAQAMKMAEETFRAGGRLFYVGAGTSGRLGVLDASECPPTFGVDPEMVQGIIAGGPPALTRAQEGAEDRPQGARDDLDKAGVRAGDFVIGIAASGTTPYVRAALEHGRKIGTRTAIVACSPPPPETLAAADVAIVVVTGPEVVTGSTRMKAGTATKLVLNTITTGAMIRLGKTYGNIMVDLQSTNQKLEDRSERILRVVCGVDRDQARTLLDAAGRSVRTAIVMQKLGVDKDEALRRLAAHGGVIRRVIPDAPPPVSA; translated from the coding sequence ATGCTCGATCCACGCATCACCGAACAGCGCAATCCGCGTACGGCGGAGATTGACCTCGCTTCGCCCGAAGAGATCGTGGCGCTCATCAACGCCGAAGACGCCCGTGTCCCGGCCGCTGTCGCCACGCAGGCGGCGCAGATTGCGCAGGCCATGAAGATGGCCGAAGAGACGTTTCGCGCGGGCGGCCGCCTGTTCTACGTTGGCGCCGGCACCTCGGGGCGGCTGGGCGTGCTCGATGCGTCGGAGTGTCCGCCGACGTTCGGCGTCGATCCCGAGATGGTGCAGGGCATCATCGCCGGCGGGCCGCCGGCGCTGACACGCGCGCAGGAAGGGGCCGAGGACCGGCCGCAAGGGGCGCGTGACGACCTCGACAAGGCGGGTGTTCGCGCCGGCGACTTCGTGATTGGCATCGCCGCCAGCGGCACCACGCCGTATGTGCGCGCCGCGCTCGAGCACGGCCGGAAGATCGGCACGCGCACCGCCATCGTCGCCTGCTCGCCGCCCCCGCCGGAGACGCTCGCGGCGGCCGACGTCGCCATCGTCGTCGTCACCGGCCCCGAAGTGGTCACCGGCTCCACGCGCATGAAGGCGGGGACGGCCACCAAGTTGGTGCTCAACACGATCACCACGGGCGCGATGATCCGCCTCGGCAAGACGTACGGCAACATCATGGTGGACTTGCAGTCCACCAACCAGAAGCTCGAGGATCGGAGCGAGCGGATCCTGCGCGTCGTGTGCGGCGTCGATCGCGACCAGGCGCGCACGCTGCTCGACGCGGCCGGACGCAGCGTCAGGACGGCGATCGTGATGCAGAAGCTCGGCGTGGACAAGGACGAGGCGCTCCGCCGCCTCGCCGCCCACGGCGGCGTCATTCGCCGCGTCATTCCCGACGCGCCGCCCCCGGTGAGCGCGTGA